In Paeniglutamicibacter kerguelensis, one genomic interval encodes:
- a CDS encoding Hsp20/alpha crystallin family protein, giving the protein MSEMLRRSPFEASRSHAPFDMPSKSPFGMLDSLQRLFDSDIEKSTMRVEEIVEDNTLVVRAELPGIDPDKDVEVSVEDGVLTISARREDKSETRQEGMYRSEFRYGSMLRRIALPEGVSESDVKASYKDGILEVRTPMPAKKTAPAATKVAITRD; this is encoded by the coding sequence ATGAGTGAAATGCTACGCCGGTCGCCGTTTGAGGCATCGCGGTCGCACGCACCTTTTGATATGCCCTCGAAGTCCCCGTTCGGCATGCTGGACTCCCTCCAGCGCCTCTTTGACAGCGACATCGAAAAGTCCACCATGCGGGTCGAGGAAATCGTGGAGGACAACACCCTGGTGGTCCGGGCCGAACTGCCCGGCATCGATCCCGACAAGGACGTCGAGGTCTCGGTTGAGGACGGTGTCTTGACCATCAGCGCCCGCCGCGAGGACAAGTCGGAGACCCGCCAGGAGGGCATGTACCGCTCCGAGTTCCGCTACGGATCCATGCTACGGAGGATCGCGCTTCCGGAGGGGGTCAGCGAATCCGATGTGAAGGCATCCTACAAGGACGGCATCCTGGAGGTCCGTACACCGATGCCGGCCAAGAAAACGGCCCCCGCAGCCACCAAGGTGGCCATCACCCGCGACTAG
- a CDS encoding BON domain-containing protein, producing the protein MHSETATDRTIQDAVESELRWTPDVEAAHIGVSVDDHAVTLTGEVGNYPERLAARRAAFRVKGVTAVADELTVRYNGSPRTDSDIAESVAHVLNHSAVIPQGTIKADIRNHVVTLTGTVPWNYQREAAAKAVGAIAGVKHVENQVNLSVEPSAAVLADKIKDALARNAALDSQKVNVTVEGDRVTLTGYLPSWIEKKQAGLAAWSSPGVGSVHNKIKIGA; encoded by the coding sequence ATGCACAGCGAAACAGCCACCGACCGAACAATTCAAGACGCGGTCGAATCCGAACTCCGGTGGACCCCGGACGTCGAAGCTGCACACATCGGGGTGAGCGTGGACGACCACGCCGTCACCCTCACCGGTGAAGTGGGCAACTACCCCGAACGGCTCGCCGCACGGCGGGCCGCATTTCGAGTCAAGGGGGTGACCGCCGTCGCCGACGAACTCACCGTCCGCTACAACGGCTCCCCCAGGACCGACAGTGATATCGCCGAGTCCGTGGCCCACGTACTGAACCACAGCGCGGTCATCCCCCAGGGAACGATCAAGGCCGATATCCGCAACCACGTGGTGACCCTGACCGGCACGGTGCCGTGGAACTACCAGCGCGAGGCAGCCGCCAAGGCAGTCGGCGCAATCGCCGGCGTAAAGCATGTGGAAAACCAAGTCAACCTCTCTGTCGAGCCCTCAGCAGCCGTACTGGCAGACAAGATCAAGGACGCGCTGGCCCGCAACGCGGCCCTGGATTCACAGAAGGTCAACGTGACCGTCGAGGGCGACCGCGTCACCCTGACCGGGTATTTGCCGTCCTGGATCGAGAAGAAGCAGGCGGGACTGGCGGCATGGTCGTCCCCTGGCGTCGGATCAGTGCATAACAAGATCAAGATCGGTGCATAA